The following are encoded together in the Microvirgula aerodenitrificans DSM 15089 genome:
- a CDS encoding isocitrate/isopropylmalate dehydrogenase family protein, which yields MSPLSLCVIAGDGIGREVVPAACRVLARLRPDIGMIEAEAGWDTFQRVGQALPDATLATARACGAVLFGAVSSPSHRVDGYRSPIVALRRALDTHANLRPVRPLGGIGRPDVDLLIVRENTEDLYIGEERSDGDTAEAIKRITRHASERVGRVAARLAAGRGGRLTIVHKANILPLTDGLFRDSVRAAASGWPALTLDECLVDTAALRLVQHPEHFDVLVAPNLYGDILSDLAAAHAGGLGLAASLNLGEQCAIAEPVHGSAPDIAGRGIANPAATFASLALLLRHHWRDADSASRLDAAIDHVLAQGIRTPDLGGDASCEQVTRAVCDAVLASR from the coding sequence GTGTCTCCCCTCTCCCTTTGCGTGATCGCCGGCGACGGCATTGGTCGTGAAGTCGTGCCGGCGGCCTGCCGGGTGCTGGCACGCCTGCGTCCCGATATCGGCATGATCGAGGCCGAGGCCGGCTGGGACACGTTTCAGCGCGTCGGTCAGGCCCTGCCCGACGCCACCCTGGCCACGGCGCGCGCCTGTGGCGCCGTGCTGTTCGGCGCCGTATCGTCGCCATCACACAGGGTCGACGGCTATCGCTCGCCGATCGTCGCGCTGCGCCGTGCGCTGGATACCCATGCCAATCTGCGACCGGTCAGGCCGCTGGGCGGCATCGGGCGTCCGGATGTCGATCTGCTGATCGTGCGCGAGAACACCGAAGACCTGTATATCGGCGAGGAGCGCAGCGATGGCGACACTGCCGAGGCCATCAAGCGCATTACCCGCCATGCCAGCGAGCGGGTCGGCCGCGTGGCCGCCCGGCTTGCCGCCGGGCGCGGCGGCAGACTGACCATCGTCCACAAGGCCAATATCCTGCCGCTGACCGACGGCCTGTTCCGCGACAGCGTCCGCGCCGCAGCCAGTGGCTGGCCGGCGCTGACGCTCGACGAATGCCTGGTCGACACCGCCGCGCTGCGCCTGGTCCAGCACCCGGAACACTTCGACGTGCTGGTCGCGCCGAATCTGTACGGCGACATCCTGTCCGACCTGGCCGCTGCCCATGCCGGCGGCCTCGGCCTTGCCGCATCGCTGAATCTCGGCGAACAGTGCGCCATCGCCGAACCGGTGCATGGCTCGGCCCCCGATATCGCCGGACGCGGCATCGCCAACCCCGCCGCCACCTTCGCCTCGCTGGCCCTGCTGCTGCGCCACCACTGGCGCGATGCGGACAGCGCGTCCCGGCTGGATGCCGCCATCGACCACGTGCTGGCACAGGGAATCCGCACACCGGACCTTGGTGGCGACGCCAGCTGCGAGCAGGTGACCCGGGCCGTCTGCGACGCCGTGCTTGCCAGCCGCTGA
- the pflB gene encoding formate C-acetyltransferase — translation MNARDTMLSPSIDPWTGFAPGVWQQQVDVRDFIQRNYTPYDGDERFLAPATERTRALWQALGSLLAQERERGVLDVSTDRPAGITAHAAGYIDRGQELIVGLQTDAPLKRAIMPNGGLRMVESGLKAYGFELDPAIRDIWTRHRKSHNQGVFDIYSPDVLAARKSAIITGLPDAYGRGRIIGDYRRVALYGTDVLREHKQHEFHALDNSVFTDDVMRLREELSEQWRALDELRQMAASYGFDISRPAATAREAVQWTYFAYLAAVKEQNGAAMSIGRISTFLDIYLQRDLDAGLLDEAGAQELVDDLVIKLRIVRFLRTPEYDQLFSGDPTWVTECVGGIGEDGRPLVTRNSFRFLNTLYNLGPAPEPNLTVLWSVQLPRGFKDFAARVSIETSSIQYENDDLMRPKWGDDYGIACCVSAMRIGKQMQFFGARANLAKALLYAINGGVDEKSGVTVATGFEPIRSDVLDYDEVMAKFDPMMDWLAATYVKALNSIHYMHDKYAYERIEMALHDRDIVRTMACGIAGLSVAADSLSAIRHATVHVIRNEAGLAVDFRIDGDYPAYGNNDDRADRIAVALTESFMRKIAAQPYFYRHAKPTQSVLTITSNVVYGKKTGNTPDGRRDGEPFAPGANPMNGRDVKGFVAAGASVAKIPYDAALDGISWTASATPDALGRSDAERIRNLGNCLDGFAAAGGFHVNVNVFRRETLVDAMQHPERYPQLTIRVSGYAVNFIKLTREQQLDVINRTFHGAM, via the coding sequence ATGAACGCGCGCGACACGATGCTCTCTCCCTCCATTGATCCCTGGACGGGTTTCGCTCCCGGCGTCTGGCAGCAGCAAGTGGACGTCCGCGACTTCATTCAGCGCAACTACACACCCTATGACGGCGACGAGCGCTTTCTGGCGCCGGCCACCGAGCGGACCCGGGCACTGTGGCAGGCACTTGGCAGCTTGCTGGCACAGGAACGCGAACGCGGCGTGCTTGATGTATCGACCGACAGGCCGGCCGGCATCACCGCTCATGCGGCGGGGTATATCGACCGCGGGCAGGAACTGATTGTCGGCCTGCAGACCGATGCGCCACTGAAACGCGCCATCATGCCGAATGGCGGCCTGCGCATGGTCGAAAGCGGGCTGAAGGCCTATGGCTTCGAGCTCGATCCGGCCATCCGCGACATCTGGACCCGCCATCGCAAGAGCCATAACCAGGGCGTGTTCGACATCTACAGCCCTGACGTGCTGGCCGCGCGCAAGTCGGCCATCATCACCGGGCTGCCGGACGCCTATGGTCGCGGCCGCATCATCGGCGATTACCGGCGCGTCGCGCTGTATGGGACAGACGTGCTGCGCGAGCACAAACAGCACGAATTCCATGCGCTGGACAACAGCGTGTTTACCGATGACGTCATGCGCCTGCGCGAGGAACTCAGCGAGCAGTGGCGCGCGCTGGACGAATTGCGGCAGATGGCCGCCAGCTATGGTTTCGATATCAGCCGCCCGGCAGCCACTGCCCGCGAAGCGGTGCAATGGACTTATTTCGCCTATCTGGCCGCCGTCAAGGAGCAGAACGGGGCCGCAATGTCGATCGGCCGCATCTCGACCTTCCTCGACATCTACCTGCAGCGTGATCTCGACGCCGGCCTGCTCGACGAAGCCGGCGCGCAGGAGTTGGTCGACGATCTGGTCATCAAGCTGCGCATAGTCCGCTTCCTGCGCACGCCGGAATACGACCAGCTGTTTTCCGGCGACCCGACCTGGGTAACCGAATGCGTCGGTGGCATCGGCGAGGATGGCCGTCCGCTGGTAACCCGCAACAGTTTCCGTTTCCTCAACACCCTGTACAACCTCGGCCCGGCGCCGGAACCGAACCTGACCGTGCTGTGGAGCGTGCAGCTGCCGCGCGGCTTCAAGGACTTCGCGGCCCGGGTGTCGATCGAAACCAGTTCGATCCAGTACGAAAACGATGACCTGATGCGGCCGAAATGGGGCGACGACTACGGTATCGCCTGCTGCGTGTCGGCCATGCGCATCGGCAAGCAGATGCAGTTCTTCGGCGCGCGCGCCAATCTGGCCAAGGCCCTGCTGTATGCAATCAACGGCGGCGTCGATGAAAAGAGTGGCGTCACCGTCGCCACCGGTTTCGAGCCGATCCGCAGCGACGTCCTCGACTACGACGAGGTAATGGCAAAGTTCGACCCGATGATGGACTGGCTGGCCGCAACCTACGTCAAGGCGCTGAACAGCATCCACTACATGCACGACAAGTACGCGTACGAACGCATCGAGATGGCGCTGCACGACCGCGATATCGTCCGCACCATGGCCTGCGGCATCGCCGGGCTGTCGGTCGCGGCCGATTCGCTGTCGGCCATCCGCCATGCCACCGTCCACGTGATCCGCAACGAGGCCGGCCTTGCCGTCGACTTCCGCATCGATGGCGACTACCCGGCCTACGGCAACAATGACGACCGTGCCGACCGCATCGCCGTGGCACTGACGGAAAGCTTCATGCGCAAGATCGCCGCGCAGCCGTATTTCTATCGCCATGCAAAACCGACCCAGTCAGTGCTGACCATCACCTCGAATGTGGTGTACGGCAAGAAGACCGGCAATACGCCGGACGGCCGCCGCGATGGCGAACCGTTTGCACCGGGCGCCAATCCGATGAACGGCCGCGACGTCAAAGGCTTTGTCGCCGCCGGCGCCTCGGTAGCCAAGATCCCGTATGACGCGGCGCTGGACGGCATCAGCTGGACCGCGTCGGCAACGCCGGACGCACTGGGTCGCAGCGATGCCGAGCGCATCCGCAATCTGGGCAACTGCCTGGACGGTTTCGCTGCCGCCGGCGGCTTCCATGTCAACGTCAACGTGTTCAGGCGCGAGACGCTGGTCGATGCCATGCAGCACCCGGAACGCTATCCGCAGCTGACCATCCGCGTGTCCGGTTATGCGGTGAATTTCATCAAGCTGACCCGCGAGCAGCAGCTGGACGTGATCAACCGGACTTTCCACGGTGCGATGTGA